In the Gorilla gorilla gorilla isolate KB3781 chromosome 1, NHGRI_mGorGor1-v2.1_pri, whole genome shotgun sequence genome, TATAAaggttaaaatatttatcttgaaCTTACCAGGTGTACTTGTTGAAGAGGCCTTAGAAGTTACAGGCTCTGAATCTTCCTAAATATACAGATACATATTAATATCGCATCTACCAGTCCCCTGTCGCTATATACATTTAGTGTTTTACACGAACACTTCTAATATTCTTTCTGCCACTCCCCACTTTCTCTTTCATCGGTCTTCTCTCACTTTCATTTCAGCTTAGACTTTCTTCTCCTGTCTTCAACCACCTTCCCTTCGACCCTCCCCCACAGCTCCTTTCCTCATGTGTTCTCCCTGAGAACTTTCACTAGCCAATGCTACAAAGCCAGACACAAGAGACAGATTTGAGGAACGGCATCTAAGGTGGCCAGATGGAGCAGGGGGAACATATTATTTGTTGCACACCAATATACAGCACAGACAAAGCAGAGTTTGCCCAGCTGAATCAGGGAGGAGGGCATGAAGGTTACACTCTTAAGGGGCACAGCCAATAACCATCAAGCTCCTAAGGGAAACATATGAATTTAGGCGAATTCCTTCCTTTTAAATTAATGCACGGGAACTGAGATTCTAAGAGATGAAAAAAGTAGTGAAATGTCATTCACTCATTTAAGGAACAGAATTAAACTCCACAGGTTTGAACTTCAATGCTTTTCCCATAATTTCACATATTCAACTCACTTTACTAAGACTgccattaaaaatttataaataacagtCAAAACAAGCCACTTCACATGCATAgttaaaaattagcaaatataAGTTCAAACTAATTAAGCCCAAATTAAATAAATGCTGACACTATTTCCTGAATgagctgtgcctgaattccatATTTTAAGGTGTGGTAGACTATCTTTATTAACTTACACCTTTGTcctctttttgttctgtttctattGTTGATCCCTTTTCAGCAATTCTTCTCCTACAAAGAAGGCAAAtccgatttttaaaaatattatctgattCAGTATAAAAACCACTTCTCTACGAGGAAAGAAGTGCATCTAGTTAGTTGTATTTGGAATACAATTAAAATCCTCTCAATTCTGGGCATGTCCATTATAATGAAATTCCTTACCTCCTGGCCAGCAGGGCACTCATTTCTTCCATTAAACCACTACCCCCTAAAGGAAGGGGTCCATTTCCACGGCCTGTATCTGTTTTAGATGAGGCAGAGTTCACACCAATAGCATTCCCTCCACTTGGGAAAGAGGTATCCTCCATCTTAATGAGAATATACAGACATAATCAACTCCTATGTTAGACAaccatatttttattaatatattacatctaaaacagaaggaaacatcagcattaattttaaaaaacctaaatattattttttaagctttAAGAACCAATAGATTCTTAGCATGACTTTATATATCAACAAGAGTTTATCAAAACTACTATCACCAAGAATGCAATGAAACAGTATCATGTATCTCTTCCTGTGCTGCCATGAAAAGGGCATGACTTTGCTCTGATAATATTCCTGCTAAAACAACCCCTGCATAACTAGAATCTAATCTTGAGGAAAAATCAGATAAGCCAAAGTGAAGGATAACAGGCAAAATAATTGTCCTACAGTCTTCAAAAATGCCAGTATTATGAAAGATTGAGGAACTGTCATaaagtatatcaaagagacattATAACTAAATGCAATAAATGATCTTGCACTAGGAAAAAAACTGTCACTAAAGATGTCATTGGACTATAGATGAAATTTGAATAATACATTTGTAGATTACAGTATTCTATCAATGTTaactttcctgattttgataattaTACTACTGGTTATGCAGGTAAATGTCCTTGTTCTTATAAAATTCACACTGAGGTACTTAGGAAAATAGAAGCTTGTGTCTCTGAGTTACTCTCAAATCATTCAAACAAAAGTGCATGTgtaggccgggtgcgatggctcacacctgtaaacagggcactgtgggaggctgaggcgggtggatcacctgaggtcaggatttcaagaccagtctggtcaacatcgcgaaaccctatctctactaaaaatacaaaaattagctgagcatggtggtgggtgcctgtaatcccagctactcaggaggctgaggcaaaattgcttgaacctgggaggtggaggttgcagtgagctgagatcacgccattgcactccagtctggataacaagagtgaaactccgtctcaagagaaaaaacaaaaaaagtgcatGTGTAAAGAAGGAAACATATCCGAAGAaggaataaaaaagcaaatactgGTAAAATGTTAATGGGTGAATGTAGGTGATGaatttatagaaattatttataCTATTCTTACAACTtcactataaaaatttaaattatatcaatttttaatttttatttattttattttttgagacaaagtcttactctgtcacccaggctagagtgcagtggcatgatctcggctcactgcaacctccacctcccgggttcaagcgattcttctgcctcagcctcccgagcagctgggattataggcatgtgtcacacatctggctaagttttgtatttttagtgagatagggttttaccatgttggccagcctggtctcgaactcctgacctcaggtgatccgcccaccccagcctcccaaagtgcagggattatacaggtatgagccatcgcgccagggtaaattatttcaattttttaaatcaatgaagTTCATAACATTTCATAAAATTAGAATACAATAaattcaacatttaaaatatttaggaagaataagacatatttaaaaaatttttcagaaaGGTATTTACCCGTGACACTTTCCTAAGTTTTGCTCCAGCAATTGCAGCTGCAAGTCCAGTTAAAGGGCGATTGTCTTCTGACATGGATGCCAAAAAGAATCCAGATGCAgggaggggtggggcaggaggtggtggaggaggagggggtaCTTGAttagggagaggagggggaggagggggtggtGGAGGCCCAGTGGATgggagtggaggaggtggagggggtcctgggggaggagggagggctaCTGAAGCCTGTGCAGGCCCTGGTGGGagtggtggaggaggtggaggtgcaaGTGGTCCCAAGACAATGcctgagagagagaaatgttAAGTAAGACCATCAACAATAGAGCTGAGTGATATTATTTTATGTGGGAAGGTACGCAGAATGCCATGCTAAATTAAACTGACTCATGTATTTACTTAATGAGTCCAATTTATCATAGTTGTAAAAGTCTAGATCAGTTTTTGAAAGATACTGAAATGTAAGGTCCAAGTATATATAACTACTTACTTTAGGTTAGAGCTTTAGTAATAGAACTATGCAACAGATCATCtaattaagactttttttttcatgggGATTTggtaaataagcaaaataaatacttataaaattTGGAAGAGAGGTAAGCATCCCTGAAAAAACAAACTAGTATATAGGATGGCAGTTAGTACCACTTGAAATAACAGACCCAAAATAATCCACATTAACCTTAAGTGTTGAGACAGTAAATTCAGTAACAGTGAACacatatatttaattgtttacAGTCAAAGTGGCTGTATTAAAAACATGAAGGAGGAGTAAGTCCCagcttcagcattttaaaaaatacttcacatTTAAATTCAATGGATAGCCAAGGCTGAGAATCACTGAAGTAAAGGAATTTACTAGTACAAAGTAAAACCTCAAAATAACGCTTGGAAATAATTAAATACCATAGGATTTGAAGTAGAGTTGTTTTTATCCCACAAAATGGGGGGCAAGAAGAGAAATGTTCAACTGTTATAAAATCACAAAGGGAGTGAACaagaatttatttaataatagaaTCCTGAAACAGTAGGTGCTCCTTTAGTTAAGGTTTAAGAGGGGTGTTTTCAGAACGAATAAAATGCTATTTTGCACACTGGGTGGTAATTGCTAACTTTTTCAGCTTGAGCAGTTACACAAGCAGAAAACATAAATTGTTAAAAGAAGCATCTAGAAATAGTCTGTCCCTTCTGTAGGGGTTGTTAAGAGTTCTGAGGGTACAGCAGGTCACTTTGTCAGGCTGGCTGTGCCCATTTTGTACAGTATAACTGTCATAGTGAAACCAAACTGAACATCTTAGAATTCTGACTAACCTTTTAAGCAAATTTGGtaagtcaacaacaacaaaatatatatatatacagcaatAACAAGCCTTGCAATGTTTAAGTAtaaatttgttttcagttttctttctgtagTCCTccttaaatcatattttaaaaactagggTTGCCAAGCATCTTCTTATTTACTTACAGAACCAGGTCCTTTTCTACTTACAAATAATCCACTTAGAGATTACATCCTGCCTTCCCTGTTACCATAACAATAAGGTAGGGACAAGGAGAATAACTACAGAGGATGCTATTCTCTCTTGATTACCCCTTCAAGCCACTACTTATTGTAATTTTGGACCTTGGAACCCTTTAGGGCATATACGAACCCTGCCATCCTCTCTACTCCTCCTGCAAAGTCATAATGCTCCAAGGGTTAGGGTGACACCTATCCTGAAAGTCCAACATGGGGCATCTAATATAGGAAAGGCAAGAAGGAAACAGGGCCCAAGATCAGAACTGCTCCAAAGGAAACTCTGGGATGACGTATCTAATGACTACAGTTGGGCACTAAATATATCTCTCTAAGTCTCccagaaaaatgaaggaaaacaatTTAGATCATGTATTTATTGTGTGGTAGATCAACGTGTCAAGCAAAGTTTTCCCAGTGAAAGAAATgtattagctgggtgcggtgctcacacttgtaatcctagcaactttgggaggccgaagggacagatcacatgaggtcaggagttcaagaccagcctggccaacatgacaaaaccctgtctctactaaaaatacaaaaattagccgggcgtggtggcatgtgcctgtaactccagctactcagctggctaaggcaggagaattgctggaacccaggaggtggaggttgcagtgagctgagatcatgccactctactccagcctgggcaacacagcaagactctgtctcaaaaaaacaaaaaaaaagaaaaagaaaaaaagaaatgtattatgaGGGGCTCTTAAATACTAGAAAACATCTTTAACTGCGATACTATAAAAGATATCAAAACCTAGTTCAATAAGGAAATTCCTCCAAATGCAATTAATCCAacaggaaaaacatttttctactttaatttttttaattaaaaaaaaaaaagcatggcatTATGGCATATAAATGTTCAAGGATCAAAACCACCCTACCCATCCATTCAGGCATTTAAAGTCACTGCTATATAACATTTTCAAGTGATTAGCTGTTAGTAGCAATAATGAAAGCCTTACCCTGTTGGGCTGGAGTCTCGGCCGGCTGAGAGGCTGCCTGCAAGCCTGGCTCAGAAGCAGAAGagtctcccagcacagagtttagAGGAGTCTCAACAGAGGCAGGGGCAGCtgcagagggagaagggagaacacTAGGCTTGGATGAGGGAGTTGAGGCAATAGGGGTGCTTGGAGGAGGAGAAGCTTGAGATCCACAGTGTGAGAGTGATGCGAGGGAAGGCAGTGGAGGCGGCGGCGGAGGAGCTGCTGGCCCTGAGGTAGGCGGTGGAGACACTGGATATGTTACAGAGTCAACCAGCCCATTGGGTGCTGTCGGTGATGGAGGCATTTGGGGCACAGGAGAAGAAACACAAACAGGGAGGACAGGCCTTGGACCAGTAGCTTTGCCTGGGGGGCTGCTAATCATTATTggaggagatggagggaggggcgAAAAATTGGAAGTAGACCAGGCACAGGGCTTCGTagctggaggctgagaagagggTGTGTTCACAGGAGAAGAAGGTCGAGAGTTTTTGTTCAGAGGACGAGGAACTGTAGCGTAATGGGGAAGAACAGGGTGGAAGGCTGAACCTAAAGATGTTGCAAAACGTGTCGCTGAGTGTCGCAGTGGTGGTGTAGGGGGTGTGGAAGTAGGTGGCAAAGCAGTCACTACAGCATAATCAGGAGTGGCATCTGACACTGGAGCTGAGATGACTTTAGCGTATGATGGAGGAGGTGCTGAAGGAGGCTGGCAACTGGAATACTCAGGAAGTGGAGCGTTATACAGGGAGCTGTCTGAAGATGGAGCTGGACAGAAGGTGGAAAGCAGCAGCAAAAGACAGgataaaaaaggagagagaaaaagggagctagtgaagccacaaaaccagcattCAGACACAATGTATAAATGTAGACTACAGTTAGTATCAGAGAATTAGGCACAAACGCAAATAACTATTTTTACCCAAGAATATTTTAACTTGTAAATACATTTTGAGATTCAGAAGGGGATGAAATAAGTTTCCTTTTATCTAATAAGTGgattaataaatttaattgacTAATTTCTTTTACAAGAAAAAGCTAGTATtagtcttaatttttatttagtccacaagaaaaaggacattaaaatCACACGAATAGGACCATAAACAGAAGAATAAAtttagctgtttttttaaaaacaacaaatagcAAAACTAGTAAAGCTGGCAAAACATTTAATACGAAGGGTTCAATGCTCCTATTCAATGCTAATTTGtggaaaagttttgttttgttggccATAACTCCAGAAAATAATTAGGTagctaaaaatacataaattaacttaataaaccaaccaaccaaccactaTTTAATCAAACCACATTGAGACTTTTTAATTAGGCCATAAGGAATATTCTTAAATCCTATAATGaatgttaattttaataaacGTTAAATATCTCAAACTTTCAGGCATATATTAACCCTTATGTCTTTCAGTAAATTCCAGATTCCATAATTTTCACTAATTTTTCATAATACTAGAAAGCATATTTAAATAACTAGTCTTAGAGaatatttctctaaaataattcTTCCTCCAAAATCTTTAGAATGCAATCAAGCAAATTTCTTGCTGAATGGTCCTACAGTACTATAGTATTTGAGACAATTTAAGTGATCTCATGAGGGAAATATATTTGAAGTTCATCCAGTATAAAAAATTTCCCATAAAAACACACTTACACTTTATAGCCATTTTATAGGGAGTTAGAAGAATTAGAATGGCAGAATAAAAATTTCCAAGAGCTTTCTTTAAGTCTCCAAGCAATAAAAGCaatacagagagaaataaaaagaaaatgttaaagtaaTAATTGCtgcatattttttcataatttcaaaTTGTATGGCTTAATCCCAAACATCtcaaatgtgaaatattttaacaCATGACTGCACAAGAGACATCATCCAAGCTCAGATACAAGAACACAGAAGAGTTTGTAAACTTCTTACCAGCACTTGATATTCTGCGCTCTCTCTCCCATTCCAGCTGTTCCCTTTCTAACTGCTCTTGTCGCTCCCTTTCTTGCCTCTCCCGTTCCAGTCTCTCCAGCCTCTCTCGTTCTTGTCTTTCTTGCCTCTCCCGATCCAGGCGTTCCTGCCGCTCCAGGCGTTCCTGCCGTTCCCgttcttgtctctctctctccagctgtTCTTGTTCCAGTCGCTCCCTCTCCAGCCTTTCCCTTTCTAACCTCTCTCTCTCCAACCtttctctttccattctttctCGCTCCAGCCTTTCCCGCTCCAGCTCCTTTTGCCGTTGCTGTTCTTGTagttgtctggaaaaaaaaaaaaaagtagaaacatgcATCTATGGCTACTCATCATGAAAAAGTGATTCTTTTCACCTATGTAAACTATTTCTGAGTCAAATAAAAGCAATGTAGAGCATGCAAACATCTCTCCTCCCACATGAAGGCTACCTTGGATAGAGACTGTTTCATACAAATGAAAATCATTTCTCCTATTAGCATCATATTGGCTGAATGCTTCAGCACATTACactaacatttcattttattctgtacTTTTCATGAGTAGTGTTGCAAGTAAATGAATTTTCCAAATAACATACCACTTTAATAACCAagtcattattttaattatttagtgaaaacatttgtaaaattgTAATATCcttaatatcaaatttaattgtacaaataataattatttcagaaaatacaaTGACTGGCCACAGCcatagctcaataaatatttactgaatgggcCGGGtgtagtgactcacacctgtaatcccagcactttgggaggccgaggcaggtgcatcacttgaggtcaggagttcgagactggcctggccaacacggtgaaaccccatctctaccaaaaatataaaaaattagccgggcatggtagtgtgcacctataatcccagctacttgggaggctgaggcaggagaatcgcttgaacctgggaggcagaggctgcagtgagccgagatcgtgccactgcactccagcctgggtgacagagcaagactccacctcaaaaaaaaaaaaaaaaagtttactgaaTGAAAAAGagtcaagaaagaagaaataaactttaaatgaTTGAAATCTCATATCCAGAGGCAACTATCATcaacatatgtatataaagacacacatctatatatacacatatacatacacatacgcacacacacgcacccctATATACCTCTAGACTTCCCCTTgtgtaaaaatacacatataaactttaaaaacaaaataaaatgtaaccaTTTCCCGCTACTGTGAAATGTGCTTTCCTTTCTCTCACTTAATATATTGTGAAAGTTGGTCTGGGAgaagtggctcaggcctgtaatcctagcactttgggaggctgagtgggaggattgtctgaacccaagagttcaagatggGCCTGCACAACgaagcaagacccatctctacaaaaaattttaaaatcagccaggcatggtgccatgcacctgtattcccagctacttgggaggctgagggagaaggatcGCTTGGGCCTAGGAGTCTGAGGCTACAGTAAGATAAGATTGCATCATCACAcatcagcccaggcaacagaacgACACCTTGTCTCCAAcaacaatgaaagaaaagaaaggaggaagtggggaaggaagaaaaagaagggaatgaagggaggaagggagggagaaagggagggagggagggaggaaggaaggaagggagggagggagggagggagggagggagggagggagggagacataAGTTAGTAAAACTGAGGATATCTAGGATGAGAACCTGCCTGTGTGTACAACTCTGGATGGACACacgcacgcgcgcgcgcgcgcacacacacacacacacacacacacacacacacagagttatcCTAAGGCACTTAGTTCAGCATCTTTATTTTCCATGAGTGCATAATAATATTCGATTATTTTGCTGTCCACAGTCTAAGCAGTCTCCTACAGTAGGATATTAAGTTATCCTAACACTACTGGCAATACTGCAATAACATTTGTCTTCATCTTTGaatctttttctgtttctataggaTCAATAAGGACATAAATTTTGCTAGGTGAAAAGGTATGAATTTAAGATTTTTGACACATGGTTCCAAATTGTCTTTAGGAAAAGTTGTGTCAATTAACCTTccctaaaaaaaaagttatctttgccgggcacggtggctcatgcctgtaatcccaacactttgggaggccgaggtcaggagtttgagactagcttggacaacatggtggaaccctgtctctactaaaattacaaaaattagctgggcgtggtggtgtgcacctgtaatcccagctacttgggaggctgaggcaggaggatcacttgaacccggggaatGGAGGTGgctgtgagctgagactgtgcccctgtaccccagcctgggtgacagagtaagaccctgtctccaaaaaaaaaaaaaaaagtatctttatCTTACACATATGTATTTCATAGCACTGTggggaagattaaatgaagtaataccTAAAAGCTCTTTAAGAAGTACTTGAAACATAAGAACGCTCAATGTGAGCTATAacgatagtttttttgttttgttttgttttttcttccccgagacagagtcttgctctgtcgcccaggctggagtacagccatgcaatcttggctcactgcaagctccacctcccaggttcacaccactctcttgcctcagcctcccgagtagctgggactacaggtgcccgccaccatgcccagctaattttttgtatttttagtagagacggggtttcacagtgttagccaggatggtctcgatctcctgacttcatgacccacccgccttggcctcccaaagtgctgggattacaggtgtgagcgaccgcgcccggcctaacaaTAGTTATTATTTGGAAATTTCAAACTGGGACTTTCTGGACTGGCTAATAAACTGGGTGGGTCTAGTTAGAGACAAAGCTAAATGACAGCACATGCATGctatccctttcttccttccagcgGTACCAACACACCAGTAAGATCCTTCCAAAAATCTCTCTCCTTCATGTTTCCTAAGCTGGCTATACAACAAAAGAAAAGGCCCATTTGACAAATACATCAACCCCACTGCTCTCACAAAACACACACCCTCTCCTGGACATACCATCACACTTAACAATGACTGCAAGAGAAAAACACAAGAAACTGACTTTATTTATGAGTAGTTGTTTGAGATACTGACTACTAATAAAATCAGATTTTCAGGATCTAGTACGGACTGCTATTTGATAAATCACTAGCTGCCAAAGTTTTTGAGGGATAACAATATCCCTGCAGGGATGAGGGGAAGAAATTAGATGTATTCAAAAgaatgtttttaataataaacagagaaaagtcagggttggttgttgttgtttctccAGTAACCTGCAGTTAATAAACTCAGCTGGAGCCTGTATTAAATTTCAGATATTCAACCTACATCAAAAAATATGggccattttaaatataatgctCTAAGCAATCTGTTGCTTAGATACACCCATATTATTCTAATTAGAACAAATTTAAATACAGAagctaaagaaaaacatttaagagCACAGTAGCTGTCCCAAGAAATCTATGATGAAAAGATCTAAGTTTTTAGATCTTT is a window encoding:
- the ENAH gene encoding protein enabled homolog isoform X7; the encoded protein is MGRGSRIEACVLLGNSEQSICQARAAVMVYDDANKKWVPAGGSTGFSRVHIYHHTGNNTFRVVGRKIQDHQVVINCAIPKGLKYNQATQTFHQWRDARQVYGLNFGSKEDANVFASAMMHALEVLNSQETGPTLPRQNSQLPAQVQNGPSQEELEIQRRQLQEQQRQKELERERLERERMERERLERERLERERLERERLEQEQLERERQERERQERLERQERLDRERQERQERERLERLERERQERERQEQLEREQLEWERERRISSAAPSSDSSLYNAPLPEYSSCQPPSAPPPSYAKVISAPVSDATPDYAVVTALPPTSTPPTPPLRHSATRFATSLGSAFHPVLPHYATVPRPLNKNSRPSSPVNTPSSQPPATKPCAWSTSNFSPLPPSPPIMISSPPGKATGPRPVLPVCVSSPVPQMPPSPTAPNGLVDSVTYPVSPPPTSGPAAPPPPPPLPSLASLSHCGSQASPPPSTPIASTPSSKPSVLPSPSAAAPASVETPLNSVLGDSSASEPGLQAASQPAETPAQQGIVLGPLAPPPPPPLPPGPAQASVALPPPPGPPPPPPLPSTGPPPPPPPPPLPNQVPPPPPPPPAPPLPASGFFLASMSEDNRPLTGLAAAIAGAKLRKVSRMEDTSFPSGGNAIGVNSASSKTDTGRGNGPLPLGGSGLMEEMSALLARRRRIAEKGSTIETEQKEDKGEDSEPVTSKASSTSTPEPTRKPWERTNTMNGSKSPVISRRDSPRKNQIVFDNRSYDSLHRPKSTPLSQPSANGVQTEGLDYDRLKQDILDEMRKELTKLKEELIDAIRQELSKSNTA
- the ENAH gene encoding protein enabled homolog isoform X1 — translated: MSEQSICQARAAVMVYDDANKKWVPAGGSTGFSRVHIYHHTGNNTFRVVGRKIQDHQVVINCAIPKGLKYNQATQTFHQWRDARQVYGLNFGSKEDANVFASAMMHALEVLNSQETAQSKVTATQDSTNLRCIFCGPTLPRQNSQLPAQVQNGPSQEELEIQRRQLQEQQRQKELERERLERERMERERLERERLERERLERERLEQEQLERERQERERQERLERQERLDRERQERQERERLERLERERQERERQEQLEREQLEWERERRISSAAPSSDSSLYNAPLPEYSSCQPPSAPPPSYAKVISAPVSDATPDYAVVTALPPTSTPPTPPLRHSATRFATSLGSAFHPVLPHYATVPRPLNKNSRPSSPVNTPSSQPPATKPCAWSTSNFSPLPPSPPIMISSPPGKATGPRPVLPVCVSSPVPQMPPSPTAPNGLVDSVTYPVSPPPTSGPAAPPPPPPLPSLASLSHCGSQASPPPSTPIASTPSSKPSVLPSPSAAAPASVETPLNSVLGDSSASEPGLQAASQPAETPAQQGIVLGPLAPPPPPPLPPGPAQASVALPPPPGPPPPPPLPSTGPPPPPPPPPLPNQVPPPPPPPPAPPLPASGFFLASMSEDNRPLTGLAAAIAGAKLRKVSRMEDTSFPSGGNAIGVNSASSKTDTGRGNGPLPLGGSGLMEEMSALLARRRRIAEKGSTIETEQKEDKGEDSEPVTSKASSTSTPEPTRKPWERTNTMNGSKSPVISRRDSPRKNQIVFDNRSYDSLHRPKSTPLSQPSANGVQTEGLDYDRLKQDILDEMRKELTKLKEELIDAIRQELSKSNTA
- the ENAH gene encoding protein enabled homolog isoform X3, which translates into the protein MGRGSRIEACVLLGNSEQSICQARAAVMVYDDANKKWVPAGGSTGFSRVHIYHHTGNNTFRVVGRKIQDHQVVINCAIPKGLKYNQATQTFHQWRDARQVYGLNFGSKEDANVFASAMMHALEVLNSQETAQSKVTATQDSTNLRCIFCGPTLPRQNSQLPAQVQNGPSQEELEIQRRQLQEQQRQKELERERLERERMERERLERERLERERLERERLEQEQLERERQERERQERLERQERLDRERQERQERERLERLERERQERERQEQLEREQLEWERERRISSAAPSSDSSLYNAPLPEYSSCQPPSAPPPSYAKVISAPVSDATPDYAVVTALPPTSTPPTPPLRHSATRFATSLGSAFHPVLPHYATVPRPLNKNSRPSSPVNTPSSQPPATKPCAWSTSNFSPLPPSPPIMISSPPGKATGPRPVLPVCVSSPVPQMPPSPTAPNGLVDSVTYPVSPPPTSGPAAPPPPPPLPSLASLSHCGSQASPPPSTPIASTPSSKPSVLPSPSAAAPASVETPLNSVLGDSSASEPGLQAASQPAETPAQQGIVLGPLAPPPPPPLPPGPAQASVALPPPPGPPPPPPLPSTGPPPPPPPPPLPNQVPPPPPPPPAPPLPASGFFLASMSEDNRPLTGLAAAIAGAKLRKVSRMEDTSFPSGGNAIGVNSASSKTDTGRGNGPLPLGGSGLMEEMSALLARRRRIAEKGSTIETEQKEDKGEDSEPVTSKASSTSTPEPTRKPWERTNTMNGSKSPVISRRDSPRKNQIVFDNRSYDSLHRPKSTPLSQPSANGVQTEGLDYDRLKQDILDEMRKELTKLKEELIDAIRQELSKSNTA
- the ENAH gene encoding protein enabled homolog isoform X19, whose translation is MHETTPSEQSICQARAAVMVYDDANKKWVPAGGSTGFSRVHIYHHTGNNTFRVVGRKIQDHQVVINCAIPKGLKYNQATQTFHQWRDARQVYGLNFGSKEDANVFASAMMHALEVLNSQETGPTLPRQNSQLPAQVQNGPSQEELEIQRRQLQEQQRQKELERERLERERMERERLERERLERERLERERLEQEQLERERQERERQERLERQERLDRERQERQERERLERLERERQERERQEQLEREQLEWERERRISSAAAPASVETPLNSVLGDSSASEPGLQAASQPAETPAQQGIVLGPLAPPPPPPLPPGPAQASVALPPPPGPPPPPPLPSTGPPPPPPPPPLPNQVPPPPPPPPAPPLPASGFFLASMSEDNRPLTGLAAAIAGAKLRKVSRMEDTSFPSGGNAIGVNSASSKTDTGRGNGPLPLGGSGLMEEMSALLARRRRIAEKGSTIETEQKEDKGEDSEPVTSKASSTSTPEPTRKPWERTNTMNGSKSPVISRPKSTPLSQPSANGVQTEGLDYDRLKQDILDEMRKELTKLKEELIDAIRQELSKSNTA
- the ENAH gene encoding protein enabled homolog isoform X18; translation: MSEQSICQARAAVMVYDDANKKWVPAGGSTGFSRVHIYHHTGNNTFRVVGRKIQDHQVVINCAIPKGLKYNQATQTFHQWRDARQVYGLNFGSKEDANVFASAMMHALEVLNSQETAQSKVTATQDSTNLRCIFCGPTLPRQNSQLPAQVQNGPSQEELEIQRRQLQEQQRQKELERERLERERMERERLERERLERERLERERLEQEQLERERQERERQERLERQERLDRERQERQERERLERLERERQERERQEQLEREQLEWERERRISSAGIVLGPLAPPPPPPLPPGPAQASVALPPPPGPPPPPPLPSTGPPPPPPPPPLPNQVPPPPPPPPAPPLPASGFFLASMSEDNRPLTGLAAAIAGAKLRKVSRMEDTSFPSGGNAIGVNSASSKTDTGRGNGPLPLGGSGLMEEMSALLARRRRIAEKGSTIETEQKEDKGEDSEPVTSKASSTSTPEPTRKPWERTNTMNGSKSPVISRPKSTPLSQPSANGVQTEGLDYDRLKQDILDEMRKELTKLKEELIDAIRQELSKSNTA
- the ENAH gene encoding protein enabled homolog isoform X14, producing the protein MSEQSICQARAAVMVYDDANKKWVPAGGSTGFSRVHIYHHTGNNTFRVVGRKIQDHQVVINCAIPKGLKYNQATQTFHQWRDARQVYGLNFGSKEDANVFASAMMHALEVLNSQETAQSKVTATQDSTNLRCIFCGPTLPRQNSQLPAQVQNGPSQEELEIQRRQLQEQQRQKELERERLERERMERERLERERLERERLERERLEQEQLERERQERERQERLERQERLDRERQERQERERLERLERERQERERQEQLEREQLEWERERRISSAGIVLGPLAPPPPPPLPPGPAQASVALPPPPGPPPPPPLPSTGPPPPPPPPPLPNQVPPPPPPPPAPPLPASGFFLASMSEDNRPLTGLAAAIAGAKLRKVSRMEDTSFPSGGNAIGVNSASSKTDTGRGNGPLPLGGSGLMEEMSALLARRRRIAEKGSTIETEQKEDKGEDSEPVTSKASSTSTPEPTRKPWERTNTMNGSKSPVISRRDSPRKNQIVFDNRSYDSLHRPKSTPLSQPSANGVQTEGLDYDRLKQDILDEMRKELTKLKEELIDAIRQELSKSNTA